In Helianthus annuus cultivar XRQ/B chromosome 9, HanXRQr2.0-SUNRISE, whole genome shotgun sequence, the following are encoded in one genomic region:
- the LOC110875277 gene encoding uncharacterized protein LOC110875277 — MADARNVNDDNDDNNDEARQEAFENKVTEVAEGFMQANLPRLAQEVESRVLGVVDAMMTSRFEELKELIEGSKGRGKERRCTYKDFMACHPTTYDGKIDPVECQRWVSNIEAVFIRSRCDKEDQVMFATGLLTHQAKDWWDAHNKEIGEDRLQVMTWQEFKGPFMRYHCPQSAIDKIQEDFLRLRQKNESVNEIANTFMDKMKFCGDLVTTERMKINCFYGVLKAEIREFITPSKCETLEELINLARDREIEIKRQEERGENRPSEKGASFSPSKKGKFQDQGRKGKSKGGITPCKTCGKLHTGECLLGKKGCFKCGKEGHSSYQCPNNPKTCFNCFERGHIKSECPKLQQESKKEDKKQEGSKAKGRMFQITSEEAKSQPNVVSGIFLINSIPVYVLFDTGATMSFISSEIVQHPSFKIERMSMPLEVEIADSKNYWLHEICKNCKLTIEDEEFAIDLIPMILGEFKVIVGMDWMSQNHAEIKCETKTILLQTPSGRRLNVQGERKMEAKLCTLVQATKYVLNGSRAYLAYVVNTQQGSPKLEDVEIVNEFSDIFPEELPGLPPEREVEFNIELNPGAKPVAKATYRLAPTEMRELMTQLQDLLDKGFIRPIMPFGLTNAPAAFMDLMNRVCRPMLDKSVIVFIDDILVIHEAKTNMQYTCVKYLKFSVRRNSTQNFQNAPFGSGKCSFWGT, encoded by the exons ATGGCTGATGCAAGGAATGttaatgatgataatgatgataacaaTGATGAGGCTAGACAAGAAGCATTCGAGAACAAAGTTACGGAAGTAGCGGAAGGGTTTATGCAAGCCAATCTTCCACGATTGGCTCAAGAAGTAGAAAGCCGAGTTCTGGGGGTTGTGGATGCTATGATGACCAGTAGGTTCGAAGAATTGAAAGAATTAATCGAAGGATCCAAGGGTAGAGGTAAGGAACGAAGGTGCACATATAAGGATTTTATGGCATGCCATCCGACGACGTATGACGGTAAAATCGATCCAGTTGAATGTCAAAGATGGGTCTCGAATATAGAGGCGGTGTTTATACGAAGCCGGTGCGATAAGGAGGACCAAGTGATGTTCGCTACCGGTTTACTAACCCATCaggcgaaagattggtgggatgcgcACAACAAGGAAATAGGCGAAGATAGGCTGCAAGTTATGACTTGGCAAGAGTTCAAAGGGCCCTTTATGAGATATCATTGCCCTCAGTCGGCTATCGACAAGATTCAGGAGGATTTCTTACGCCTCCGGCAGAAAAACGAATCAGTAAATGAAATAGCTAACACttttatggataagatgaagttctgtggAGATTTGGTAACAACCGAAAGAATGAAGATAAATTGTTTCTATGGCGTGTTAAAGGCAGAAATTAGAGAGTTCATCACTCCCTCAAAATGTGAAACCCTCGAGGAGCTCATTAATTTAGCACGGGATAGGGAGATCGAGATTAAAAGGCAAGAAGAGCGAGGTGAAAATAGACCGAGTGAAAAGGGTGCAAGTTTTAGTCCATCTAAAAAGGGGAAGTTTCAGGATCAAGGAAGAAAGGGTAAGTCGAAAGGTGGAATTACACCATGCAAGACTTGTGGGAAGCTCCATACCGGAGAATGTTTGTTAGGCAAAAAGGGGTGCTTCAAATGCGGTAAGGAGGGGCATTCATCTTATCAATGCCCGAACAACCCAAAGACTTGTTTCAACTGTTTTGAAAGGGGGCATATCAAGTCGGAATGCCCAAAGCTTCAGCAAGAGTCAAAGAAAGaagataagaagcaagagggttCTAAAGCGAAGGGGAGAATGTTTCAAATCACATCGGAAGAAGCCAAATCCCAGCCGAATGTGGTTTCAGGTATCTTCCTAATAAACTCAATACCGGTTTATGTCTTGTTTGATACCGGGGCCACTATGTCGTTTATCTCTAGTGAAATCGTACAACATCCTTCCTTTAAGATTGAACGAATGTcgatgcccttagaagtagagatagcagATAGTAAAAATTATTGGTTGCACGAAATATGTAAAAATTGTAAATTaaccattgaggatgaggagtttgctattgatcttatacccatgatCTTGGGGGAATTCAAAgtaatagtgggtatggattggatgTCTCAAAACCACGCGGAGATAAAATGTGAAACCAAAACTATACTTCTCCAAACTCCAAGTGGAAGACGATTAAATGTACAAGGCGAAAGAAAGATGGAAGCGAAGTTATGTACTCTCGTTCAAGCTACCAAGTATGTGCTCAATGGGAGTAGAGCATATTTAGCTTACGTGGTAAATACTCAACAAGGCTCCCCGAAGCTTGAAGATGTTGAAATTGTGAACGAATTTTCGGATATATTCCCGGAGGAATTGCCGGGACTCCCTCCCGAGCGAGAAGTAGAATTTAATATCGAATTGAATCCGGGTGCGAAACCGGTCGCGAAGGCTACCTATAGATTAGCTCCCACGGAAATGCGGGAATTAATGACACAATTACAAGACCTCCTAGACAAGGGCTTCATACGCCCaa TTATGCCCTTCGGGTTAACTAATGCGCCGGCGgcatttatggaccttatgaaccgtgtATGCCGACCCATGTTGGATAAGTCTGTGATCgtattcatagatgatattctggTTATTCACGAAGCAAAGACGAACATGCAGTACACTTGCGTGAAGTACTTGAAGTTCTCCGTAAGGAGAAACTCtacgcaaaattttcaaaatgcgccTTTTGGCTCAGGGAAGTGCAGTTTCTGGGGCACGTGA